In one window of Clostridia bacterium DNA:
- a CDS encoding NAD(P)(+) transhydrogenase (Re/Si-specific) subunit beta encodes MNTLLDLAYLATSVCFIGGIMLLRSPATARAGNLLSALGMAIALVATAAVNGLGNLGLLLGAVVVGAVIGVVSAQRVAMTAMPQMVALFNGMGGGAAALISVGEAIHGADTSTFALILGFLTILIGFVSFAGSLVAFAKLQEILTGRPITFPLQKPLNGLVFLILLALGAYSVAAGVIGGTPLGIFALGSLLLGILIVLPIGGADMPVVISLLNSFTGLAAAATGFLLGNNALIVAGTLVGASGFILTQLMSRAMNRPLTNVLFGAFGKAQAGATDVGERNMRVATPEDVALLAGYADSVIIVPGYGLAVAQAQHQLKNVATLLEQRGVDVRYAIHPVAGRMPGHMNVLLAEADVPYDKLYDLDQINDDFERTDVAIVVGANDVVNPAARDTPGSPIYGMPILNVDKAKNVVVLKRGRGTGFAGIENELFYKDNTLMLFGDAKDSLAKLAEELKKL; translated from the coding sequence GTGAACACGCTGCTCGACCTTGCGTACCTCGCCACCTCGGTCTGCTTCATCGGCGGCATCATGCTGCTCCGTTCCCCGGCCACGGCCCGCGCCGGCAACCTGCTCTCCGCGCTGGGCATGGCGATCGCGCTCGTCGCGACGGCCGCGGTGAACGGCCTCGGCAACCTGGGCCTGCTTCTCGGCGCGGTCGTGGTCGGTGCCGTCATCGGCGTCGTGAGCGCCCAGCGCGTGGCCATGACGGCCATGCCGCAGATGGTGGCGCTCTTCAACGGCATGGGCGGCGGCGCGGCCGCGCTCATTTCCGTCGGCGAAGCCATCCACGGCGCCGACACGTCGACGTTCGCCCTCATCCTGGGTTTCCTGACGATTCTCATCGGCTTCGTGAGCTTCGCAGGAAGCCTTGTGGCGTTCGCCAAGCTGCAGGAGATCCTCACGGGGCGGCCGATCACCTTCCCGCTGCAGAAGCCGCTGAACGGCCTCGTGTTCCTGATCCTTCTCGCCCTGGGCGCGTACAGCGTGGCGGCGGGGGTCATCGGCGGGACGCCGCTCGGGATCTTCGCGCTCGGCTCGCTGCTCCTCGGCATCCTGATCGTGCTGCCCATCGGCGGCGCCGACATGCCGGTCGTGATCTCGCTCCTCAACTCGTTCACGGGACTCGCGGCGGCCGCGACGGGCTTCCTCCTGGGCAACAACGCCCTGATCGTCGCCGGTACGCTCGTTGGCGCCAGCGGCTTCATCCTCACCCAGTTGATGAGCCGCGCGATGAACCGCCCGCTCACGAACGTGCTGTTTGGCGCGTTCGGCAAGGCGCAGGCCGGCGCGACGGACGTCGGCGAGCGGAACATGCGTGTGGCGACGCCGGAAGACGTCGCGCTGCTCGCGGGATACGCGGACTCGGTGATCATCGTGCCGGGGTACGGTTTGGCCGTCGCCCAGGCGCAGCACCAGTTGAAGAACGTGGCCACGCTGCTTGAGCAGCGCGGCGTCGACGTCCGTTACGCGATCCACCCGGTCGCCGGGCGCATGCCGGGACACATGAACGTGCTGCTCGCCGAGGCCGACGTTCCGTACGACAAGCTCTACGACCTCGACCAGATCAACGACGACTTCGAACGCACGGACGTCGCCATCGTGGTCGGCGCGAACGACGTCGTGAACCCGGCCGCGCGCGACACGCCGGGCAGCCCGATCTACGGCATGCCCATCCTGAACGTGGACAAGGCGAAGAACGTCGTCGTCCTCAAGCGCGGCCGGGGCACCGGGTTCGCGGGCATCGAGAACGAGCTGTTCTACAAGGACAACACGCTGATGCTCTTCGGCGACGCGAAGGACTCCCTCGCCAAGCTCGCGGAGGAGTTGAAGAAGCTGTAG
- a CDS encoding NAD(P) transhydrogenase subunit alpha has translation MANTAILEAYIFILAVFMGFQLISKVPAVLHTPLMSATNAIHGIVLVGALIVLGAATTPLGKAIGTLAVFLGTLNVVGGYVVTDRMLGMFRKAGRGGERK, from the coding sequence ATGGCAAACACGGCCATCCTTGAAGCCTATATCTTCATTCTCGCGGTGTTCATGGGCTTCCAGCTCATCTCCAAGGTGCCGGCCGTCCTGCACACGCCGCTGATGTCGGCGACCAACGCCATTCACGGCATCGTGCTCGTCGGCGCGCTCATCGTGCTGGGGGCGGCCACGACGCCGCTGGGGAAGGCGATCGGCACCCTGGCGGTGTTCCTGGGCACGTTGAACGTGGTGGGCGGCTACGTCGTCACCGACCGCATGCTCGGCATGTTCCGCAAGGCCGGCCGCGGGGGTGAGCGCAAGTGA
- a CDS encoding Re/Si-specific NAD(P)(+) transhydrogenase subunit alpha translates to MIVAVPKEIAPGERRVAVVPETVAKLVKSGTEVVVQAGAGLEAGYRDGDYEQAGARVVADAATLYGSADVVLKIEKPRKNDATGEDEVELLKPGSVLIAMLDPLRNEDLVRRLAERNVTSFSMDAIPRITRAQSMDVLSSQASIAGYKAVLLAANALPRLFPMMTTAAGTIRPAKVFVLGAGVAGLQAIATAKRLGAVVEAFDVRAVTKEQVESLGARFVHIDLEEDAETAGGYAKEVSEETHRREQELIHRHAREADVIITTAQIPGKPAPRLITEAMVKDMKQGSVIVDVAAPTGGNCELTEVGKDVVKHGVTIMGPANLPAMVPYHASQMYSRNIVTFFETLLKDGKVMTDLADEVVKSCLVTDGGRVVFPPLQAKNG, encoded by the coding sequence ATGATTGTCGCGGTTCCTAAGGAGATCGCCCCCGGCGAGCGCCGCGTCGCCGTGGTGCCGGAAACTGTCGCCAAGCTTGTGAAATCGGGAACAGAGGTCGTGGTGCAGGCCGGGGCCGGCCTCGAGGCTGGCTACCGGGACGGCGACTACGAACAGGCCGGGGCGCGCGTCGTCGCCGACGCCGCCACACTTTACGGCAGCGCGGACGTGGTGTTGAAGATCGAAAAGCCCCGCAAGAACGACGCGACCGGCGAGGACGAGGTGGAACTTCTCAAGCCGGGTTCGGTCCTCATCGCGATGCTCGACCCGCTTCGGAACGAGGACCTGGTTCGCAGGCTGGCCGAGCGCAACGTCACCAGCTTCAGCATGGACGCCATCCCGCGGATCACGCGGGCGCAGTCCATGGACGTCCTCTCTTCGCAGGCGTCCATCGCGGGATACAAGGCGGTTCTGCTGGCGGCCAACGCGCTTCCGCGGCTGTTCCCGATGATGACGACCGCCGCCGGCACGATCCGCCCCGCCAAGGTGTTCGTCCTGGGGGCCGGCGTCGCCGGGCTGCAGGCCATCGCCACGGCCAAGCGCCTCGGCGCGGTCGTGGAAGCGTTCGACGTGCGCGCCGTCACCAAGGAGCAGGTGGAAAGCCTCGGCGCGCGCTTCGTGCACATCGACCTTGAGGAAGACGCCGAGACGGCCGGCGGCTACGCCAAGGAAGTTTCCGAAGAGACGCACCGCCGGGAACAGGAACTCATCCACCGCCACGCACGCGAGGCAGACGTGATCATCACCACGGCCCAGATTCCGGGCAAGCCGGCGCCGCGCCTCATCACGGAGGCGATGGTCAAGGACATGAAGCAGGGCTCGGTGATCGTGGACGTCGCCGCGCCGACGGGTGGCAACTGCGAGCTCACGGAGGTGGGCAAGGACGTCGTGAAGCACGGCGTCACGATCATGGGCCCCGCCAATCTGCCGGCGATGGTGCCGTACCACGCCAGCCAGATGTACTCGCGCAACATCGTGACGTTCTTCGAGACGCTCCTAAAGGACGGCAAAGTGATGACCGACCTGGCCGACGAGGTCGTCAAGAGCTGCCTCGTGACGGACGGCGGGCGCGTCGTCTTCCCGCCGCTGCAGGCGAAGAACGGGTAG